A region of Streptomyces sp. R44 DNA encodes the following proteins:
- a CDS encoding lysophospholipid acyltransferase family protein: protein MSRHAIIKAVLGPVMRLMFRPRVEGAENIPGTGPVILAGNHLTFIDSMIMPICLDRPVYFIGKDEYVTGKGLKGRAMAWFFTSVGMIPVDRDGGRGGVAALMTGRRVLEEGKIFSIYPEGTRSPDGRLYRGRTGIARLTLMTGAPVVPFAMIGTDKIQPGGAGFPRPGKVTVRFGEAMEFSRYDGMDRDRYVLRAVTDSVMAEVMRLSGQEYVDMYATKAKAA, encoded by the coding sequence TCCCGTCATGCGATCATCAAGGCAGTGCTCGGGCCGGTCATGCGCCTGATGTTCCGCCCCCGCGTGGAGGGCGCCGAGAACATCCCCGGGACCGGTCCCGTGATCCTCGCCGGCAACCACCTGACCTTCATCGACTCGATGATCATGCCGATCTGCCTGGACCGTCCGGTCTACTTCATCGGCAAGGACGAGTACGTGACGGGCAAGGGCCTCAAGGGCCGGGCGATGGCCTGGTTCTTCACCAGCGTCGGCATGATCCCGGTGGACCGGGACGGCGGCCGCGGTGGTGTGGCGGCGCTGATGACGGGCCGTCGTGTCCTGGAGGAGGGCAAGATCTTCTCGATCTACCCGGAGGGCACCCGCTCCCCCGACGGCCGGCTGTACCGGGGCCGTACGGGCATCGCGCGGCTGACCCTGATGACGGGGGCGCCGGTGGTGCCGTTCGCGATGATCGGCACCGACAAGATCCAGCCGGGCGGTGCGGGCTTCCCGCGCCCGGGCAAGGTGACGGTCCGCTTCGGCGAGGCGATGGAGTTCTCGCGGTACGACGGAATGGACCGCGACCGGTATGTGCTGCGGGCGGTGACGGACTCGGTAATGGCCGAGGTGATGCGGCTCTCCGGGCAGGAGTACGTGGACATGTACGCCACCAAGGCGAAGGCGGCGTAG
- a CDS encoding TetR/AcrR family transcriptional regulator: MSVDRTQVLRAAAALLTRKATATMDEVARAAGIGRATLHRHFAGRDALVRALEELGIQELEAAHDRARTGEGPADEAVRRLVAEVEDVAPLLSFLVTENQLFEGDQQNEGWERLDARVSALFRRGQEEGVFRIDLTPAWLTEAFYGLIGSAAWAVQDGRVAAKDFQYMIVELLLGGARRSVEK, translated from the coding sequence ATGTCAGTCGATCGCACCCAGGTGCTCCGTGCCGCCGCCGCCCTGCTCACCCGCAAGGCGACCGCCACCATGGACGAGGTCGCCCGGGCCGCCGGGATCGGCCGGGCCACGCTGCACCGGCACTTCGCGGGGCGGGACGCCCTGGTGCGGGCGCTCGAAGAGCTCGGGATCCAGGAGCTGGAGGCGGCCCACGACCGGGCCCGCACCGGCGAAGGCCCCGCCGACGAGGCCGTACGACGGCTCGTCGCCGAGGTCGAGGACGTCGCCCCGCTGCTCTCGTTCCTCGTCACCGAGAACCAGCTCTTCGAGGGCGACCAGCAGAACGAGGGCTGGGAACGCCTCGACGCCCGGGTCTCCGCACTCTTCCGGCGCGGCCAGGAAGAGGGCGTCTTCCGCATCGACCTGACCCCCGCCTGGCTCACCGAGGCCTTCTACGGGCTCATCGGTTCCGCCGCCTGGGCCGTGCAGGACGGCCGGGTCGCCGCCAAGGACTTCCAGTACATGATCGTCGAGCTGCTGCTCGGCGGAGCGCGCAGGAGCGTGGAGAAGTGA
- a CDS encoding MFS transporter — MITSSIKTESHIEGVHRPGRWLALSVLVLAVLLVAVDATVLGLATPFLSEDLKPSGTQLLWIGDVYSFVIAGLLVSMGSLGDRIGRKKLLLIGATAFGALSVLNAYATSPEMMIVARALLGVAGATLMPSTLALIRNLFHDPRERSLAIGIWGAMASAGAAVGPVVGGFLLEHFWWGSVFLINLPVMAVLVLVGIKLIPESKNPAHGPWDLPSVALSLVGMVGVVYAVKELASHGLSLDAGAAALLGATALIWFVRRQLTLPAPLLDMRLFRHRGFSGAVLADLLTILGLSGLVFFLSQFFQLVQGRQPLEAGLAELPAAIGAVTAGLIAGLVARRFSVRSVVAGGLAAVGLSLAVLTTLDQHTGYPLLGASLLVVGVGAGFSFTVTADVILSSVPKEQAGSASAVSETAYELGAALGIAILGSIVTGVYRGFATPAGVPSDIASAAHESLGGAVEATGGLDPQTATALVASAQDAFVDGLRIAAGVGAAVLLATAVAAWFLLKGQKLEK, encoded by the coding sequence GTGATCACCAGCAGTATCAAGACGGAGAGCCATATCGAGGGCGTGCACCGCCCCGGCCGGTGGCTCGCCCTCTCCGTGCTCGTCCTGGCCGTCCTCCTCGTGGCGGTCGACGCCACGGTCCTCGGCCTCGCCACCCCCTTCCTCTCCGAGGACCTCAAGCCCTCCGGCACCCAGCTGCTCTGGATCGGCGACGTCTACTCCTTCGTCATCGCCGGACTCCTGGTCTCCATGGGCAGCCTCGGCGACCGCATCGGCCGCAAGAAGCTGCTGCTGATCGGCGCCACCGCCTTCGGCGCCCTCTCGGTCCTGAACGCCTACGCGACCAGCCCCGAGATGATGATCGTCGCCCGCGCCCTCCTCGGCGTCGCCGGCGCGACCCTGATGCCCTCGACCCTGGCGCTCATCCGGAACCTCTTCCACGACCCCCGTGAGCGCAGCCTCGCCATCGGCATCTGGGGCGCCATGGCCTCGGCCGGCGCCGCCGTCGGACCGGTCGTCGGCGGGTTCCTCCTGGAGCACTTCTGGTGGGGCTCGGTCTTCCTCATCAACCTGCCCGTGATGGCCGTCCTCGTCCTCGTCGGCATCAAGCTGATCCCCGAGTCGAAGAACCCGGCCCACGGCCCCTGGGACCTCCCCAGCGTCGCGCTCTCCCTCGTCGGCATGGTCGGAGTCGTGTACGCGGTCAAGGAACTGGCCTCCCACGGCCTCTCCCTCGACGCCGGTGCCGCCGCCCTCCTCGGCGCCACCGCCCTGATCTGGTTCGTCCGCAGGCAGCTGACCCTGCCCGCGCCGCTCCTGGACATGCGGCTCTTCCGCCACCGCGGCTTCTCGGGCGCCGTCCTCGCCGACCTGCTGACCATCCTCGGCCTGTCCGGCCTGGTGTTCTTCCTGTCCCAGTTCTTCCAGCTGGTCCAGGGCCGCCAGCCCCTGGAGGCCGGTCTCGCCGAACTGCCCGCCGCGATCGGCGCGGTGACGGCCGGTCTGATCGCCGGCCTCGTGGCCCGCCGCTTCTCCGTCCGCTCCGTGGTGGCCGGCGGTCTCGCGGCGGTCGGCCTCTCCCTCGCCGTCCTGACGACCCTCGACCAGCACACCGGCTACCCGCTGCTCGGCGCGAGCCTCCTCGTCGTCGGCGTGGGCGCGGGCTTCTCCTTCACCGTGACCGCGGACGTGATCCTCTCCAGCGTCCCGAAGGAACAGGCCGGTTCCGCCTCCGCCGTCTCCGAGACCGCGTACGAACTGGGCGCCGCCCTCGGCATCGCCATCCTCGGCTCGATCGTGACCGGCGTCTACCGCGGCTTCGCCACCCCGGCCGGTGTCCCCTCGGACATCGCGTCGGCCGCCCACGAATCCCTCGGCGGCGCGGTCGAGGCCACCGGCGGCCTCGACCCCCAGACGGCGACCGCCCTGGTGGCCTCCGCCCAGGACGCCTTCGTCGACGGCCTGCGGATCGCGGCGGGCGTCGGCGCGGCGGTCCTCCTCGCGACGGCGGTCGCGGCCTGGTTCCTCCTCAAGGGCCAGAAGCTGGAGAAGTAG